One window from the genome of Caloenas nicobarica isolate bCalNic1 chromosome 21, bCalNic1.hap1, whole genome shotgun sequence encodes:
- the TOMM6 gene encoding mitochondrial import receptor subunit TOM6 homolog encodes MAAAAPGAAAAAAAAPAGPGVAPQGLRGWLRSAYRFATDRNDFRRNLLVNLGLFAAGVWVARNLTDIDLMAPQPGP; translated from the exons atggcggcggcagcgccgggggcggcggcggcggcggcggcagcgccggcggGCCCGGGGGTCGCTCCGCAGGGGCTGCGCGGGTGGCTGCGGAGCGCGTACCGCTTCGCGACCGACCGCAACGACTTCCGCAG GAATCTGCTGGTCAACCTGGGGCTTTTCGCCGCCGGAGTCTGGGTCGCCCGGAACCTGACGGACATCGACCTGAtggccccgcagcccggcccgtAG